The Candidatus Bathyarchaeota archaeon region GCGCAGATAGTGAAGCTTTAAGCAGCCTGCGCTAAACTTTGCGCTTGGTCAACGGTTAGCTGTTTTAAACCTAATTTTTCTGTTTGTGCAGTTGTTTCTAAGGAGCCACCTTTGAGGAGTATCTCTTTTGCGGCAGGTCCCACATTGAACAGCAAATCTATTATCGACATGTTGGATTGAAATCCTTCAAACCTTTGCTGATAGATCGGATGCATATAACTGTGGTATTGTACTTTGATTTTTGCTTCTGCAAAGAGTGCTTCGTTAACGTAGGTTTTTCCGCCTGAACCGCAAAGGTAGGTGTCTGCGCCTAAGAATTTGCACATGGAAACGAGTTTTTCGGTTTTTTCTTCTCCATCGTAGGGAAATTCTGAGGAACGTAACATCTGTACATCAATTTCTAGAACTTTGGCGATGGCTTTAATGAGGTGCATGTTTAGGTTCAATAGAAATTCATGGTTTTGGGTGATTGCCTCTTTTATGATTGGGAAATATTCTTTAAAGTATGGAGTTCTGTCGTAATACAATGTTATCTTATCAATTTGTCGATTTTTCCACTGGTTGTCGGCGATTTTTACATCTTTAATCGTTTGAGGATGACCATGCATTATGGGAACAGTAAGCCATTCCCATCCTTGTGGTGTTCTGATTCGGTTTCGATTATGGAATCCCCCATGCTGATACTGGGCATCATCGTAGATGACGTAGGTGTCGCATCTTGCAAGTTTATCAAAGAAGCCCAGCCATGGGATGTATTCCGGTTGATGAACAAAAACTCTCATCTATGCACTCCTCAAAGGGGGAAGCTGTATGTTTCTACGGTTGTAGCGGGCTTTTTTTGGATAGTTTGCTGAAACTGTGAGTTAAAATTCCCTGCAATAGCTTCATTCTGTGTCTAACAAGCAGCTTCAGGATAAAAAGGATAAAATCGAGATAATAAGGACTAGCTACACATGCATAACACCCACAATTTTCAAGGCATGTTAGCAGCTACGGTAGAAAGCAACTGCCTGTCTTATGGAGGTTTTTTCCAAAGTTCCATTTTCTCTTTCTTTAGTTCGGTGCGTTTGCGTTGCAGATACTTGTAAACTGTGTGATGCTGGCATCCGTCCACAATCATCTGAACGGCGTTGCGTGCCGTGTCTGCTTGCTCGAAGCTGCCGATGATTCCCACCGTGTGGCCGTAAACAACCACGTCTGCTTCGCTTAGTTCTTCGATGAGTTTGCGGGTTTTGCCCTCTGTGCCGATGATTCTTGCTTTGACGCGTTTAATGTCTGAATCGCTGCGCCCAAAAATTAAACGTAAATCCACCATGTCAAAGATGTCGTCTTCGTTTCGGATTAACCTGAAAGCGGTTTCAGGTGTGAAACCTCTGCCGATGGCTGTTGCGACATCCTTTGCTCTGAGCAGAACTGATGGATCTGATGCTTTTTCGGTTAAGGTTATGGTTATGCTGCCCTCTGTTTCTATGTCGAGGTTTACGCCTAGTTTTTCTTCTATGTACTGTTTGGTTTTGCCTTCGGGGCCGATGAGGATACCGACGCGTTCTTTGGGGATTCGAACAAAGGTGTCTGGTCCAGACATTATTTTCCAACAACCAATTTGTGTAATTCTTCGATTGGGACAATATCAACGTTTAGGCGACTAAAGAACCTATTTAGGTTCGTTAAGTCACGCCGAAGCATAAAGTCAGCCATCGGATGCTCAATCGACACTGACTGGGAAAGGTCAAAAATTAGCGGTTTACCCTTCCACATCATGATGTTGTATTCGCTGAGGTCACCGTGGACGATTTTTGCTTTCTGATAGAGCCGCTTCAGATAAGTAATAAGTAACTTGTAGACGCGCTGTGGATTCTCGGGCCACTCCTCCTTAAGTGAAGGTGCACTAACACCGTGCTCACCGATGAACTCCATAACAACGACGTTGCTCTTCACAGCGATGGGTTTTGGAACGGGCACCTTCGCCTCGGACGCTTCTCTTAGGTTGCGGAACTCTTTCTGAGCCCACAACGCCATAAGCGAACGTGTGTCGCGTTTAACGTTTTTGAAGCGTGGGTCGCCTTCAATGTATTTATACATGCCTTTCTTGAATTCTGCAGATGAGGTGAGGTAGATTTTTACTGCTAAGTCTTTGCCTTCCTTGTTAGTCGCCCAATACACTTTCGCTTCTTTGCCGCTACTCACTGCGCCGTTGACTTCGTAGAGAACACCGCTGTTTAGAAAGTCGAATACGACCATGCGGGTGGTTTGGTCGAAGACTTCTTCTACAGTGGCTCGCTCTTTTGCGCGGTCATGGATGAGCATTTTGTCTCGACGTTCCACTGCTTTTTCGAGGTGGTCAAGGCGTTCACGAACTTTATTAGGCATGTTTAGTCACAGAAAAGTTAGCCGTCGAGTATTTAAAAGCAATCAAACCAGAAATTTCACGTTTACAGATGCTACAATAAGTGAGGTTTAGAGGGTTAACAAACCCTTACGCCTCAAGGTTTCAGCCTGTGCATGGGTATAACGCCATGTAACGTCGCCGCGTGTGTCAGTCTGAAAATCCCAAGGAGAAACTATAACGATGTCACCTTCGCGGATCCATACACGTCGTTTCATTTTTCCGCGGATGCGGCAGAGACGTTCTGCGCCATCTTGACATTTAACCATGATACGGTCAAAACCCAGTAACTTCGTTACCACACCTAAGACTTCGCCTTGGCCGGGGTAGACCATTTCGCTTATTGCGCCTTCGCTTAACACTTTTTTCTTTCCCAAACAGATGCCTCATTATTCGGATTTGTTTACATTAGTTTCTACTTCCTTAAAAGCCTGTTTATCCAAACTTGTCTGTTGAGCTGTGAAATCTGGAGATAACTATGAAAAAGTGTCTGTTTTCTGTCGTGTTTGCGTTTTTTCTTTTTTGGGCAAGAGGGTTTTTTGGTTATCGCTGCTCGTTCGTTTGATGTAAGTTTAAATCTCAACTCAAAATATTACTTCTCAGGTGTCCATCAAAGTGTCCTTTATCTTCAACATACCCTATCGTGACAATTTAAAACTTAAGCAAGTTATGGAGAAAGTCAAAAAAGACAAAAAACTCCAAACATACTGGAAATGCTCAAACGTTATGGCGATTGAACGCATGGGCTACACCGACCACGGACCAACCCACGTTAAAATCGTCGCCAACATCGCGTTACGTCTTCTACGTATTTTGGTGGAAAAGAAACTAATCACACCAAGCATCGTGGAAGATTACAAGATGAACAACGACGACGCCGAAGTGGTAGTCGTGTTAGGATCAATACTGCATGACTTAGGCATGATTGTCCAGAGGTTAAACCACGAAAAGTACAGCGCCACACTTGCCCTCACAGTTTTAGATAACCTCCTTTCACCCACCTACAACGAGGAAGAACGCGTCATCATAACCTCCGAAGTACTTCACGCCATTGTCTGCCATGAAGAGCAACCCAACAATGAGCCCTCCAACCGAATCTTAACCAAAGAAGCAGGCATCGTAGGTATTGCGGATGCGTTGGATATGGAAGCGGGCAGAGCAAGGATTCCGTTTAATGCAGGAAAAATCGACATCCACGCCGTCTCAGCACTCAGCATCGAAAAAGTCGAAGTAGAAGTAACAGAAGGCACACCTAAACCCATCACCATAAAAATAAAAATGTCTAACTCGGCAGGCGTCTTCCAAATCGACGAACTCCTCAAACCCCGCATCGTCAAATCTGGGCTGGAAAAATTCTTCCACGTAACAGCCGAAATCACAGGCGAAAAAGAAACACGGATAATAGAAAAATTCGAAATCTAAACTTTTGAGGAAAAACATGATCCACCAGTACGATGTTGTGGTAATCGGTGGCGGAATCGCAGGGCTCTACACTGCTTTGACTGCGGCGCAGGGCAACTGTCGAGTTGCAGTTGTAAGCAAGGTTCATGTTATGCGTTCGCACTCGGTTGCTGCACAAGGCGGCATCGCGGCAAGCTTAGGCAACGAAGAAGAAGACCACTGGGAATGGCACTTCTACGATACCGTAAAAGGCAGCGACTATTTAGCTGACCAAGACGCCGCAGAAATCCTCGCAAAAGAAGCCCCCGCCAGCATCTATGCACTTGAACATTTAGGTGTGCCGTTTAGCCGAAACGCTGAAGGCAAAATTGAGCAGCGCCGATTTGGAGGGCACACCAAAAATCAAGGTCAAGCCCCAATAAAACGTGCATGTTATGCGGCAGACCGCACAGGCAGAACCATCATGGATGCCCTTTTTGATAGATGTCAACAGAAAGGCATAGCTTTCCACAACGAAGTCTTCATCCAGCATCTGCTTTTTTCATCCAACCACTGCTGCGGCGCCTCAGGATACGACCTTGCAGCCACTAACCCACAGGTTTTCCATGCTAAAGCAGTCGTGCTCGCGACGGGCGGATGCGGCAAAATCTACAAAACCACCAGCAACTGTTTTGCGTCTACAGGCGACGGATTCGCGCTGGCTTTGGATGCTTTGTTGCCGCTTGAGGATTTGGAGTTTGTGCAGTTTCACCCTACAGGCATCTACGGTTTGGGCATATTGATCAGTGAAGCAGCAAGGGCAGAAGGAGGCGTTTTGCGTAACGGTTCAGGTGAACGTTTCATGGAGCGGTATGCGCCGACTTTGAAGGATTTGGCGCCAAGAGACATAGTTTCCCGAGCGATTCTAAGAGAAATCCGCGAAGGCAGAGGCGTAGAAGGCAAAGACTATGTGCATTTGGATTTGCGGGGCATCGGCAAAGACCGCCTCAACCAGAAGCTTCCTGAAATCACTTCGTTCATCCAAACCTACTTAGGTATTGATCCTGCTGAATCGCTTGTTCCTGTTGCGCCGACATGCCACTACATGATGGGCGGCATCCCCACGGACGTGGATGGACATGTTTTATCTGATAATTTGGGTACTGCTGTTTCTGGCTTGTATGCTGTAGGCGAATGCGCCTGCGTTAGCGTTCATGGTGCGAACCGTTTAGGCTGCAACTCGCTCATTGACTTGGTTGTTTTTGGTAAACGGGTTGGTGAAAGCATTTTGCGGGAAACAAAAAGTAACGACTTGCCGCCGCTGCCTCAACAAGCTGAAAACATAATTGCCGATGAAATCTCAAAGCTACTTGAAAACAAAGGAACTGAGCGCGTGGCTGAACTGCGGGAAACCATGCAGCTCCTCATGACTCAGAAAGTTAGCGTTTTCCGCGAAGCCTCAACCCTAAAATCCGCCCTCACACAGATTCGCCAGTTACGTAAACGCAGCCAAAACTTATGCTTAAACGACAAATCCAGAGTTTTTAATTACGAATTGCAGGAAGCCTTTGAACTTGCCAACATGTTGCAGGTCGCTGAAGCCATCATTTACTGTGCCATTAAACGCAGAGAAAGCCGCGGAGCACATTACCGACAAGATTTCCCTGAACGCAACGATGCAGAATGGCTAAAACACACCCTCGTGAAAGCTTCGCCTCAAGGGCTGGAAGTAACCTACAAACCAGTTAATGTAACACGATTGGCGCCTCAAAAACGGAGCTATTAACATGCAAATCACCCTCAAAGTTTACCGTTTCAACCCCCAAACCAGCCCGCAACCGCACTACGATACCTTTCAAATCGAAG contains the following coding sequences:
- a CDS encoding WbqC family protein gives rise to the protein MRVFVHQPEYIPWLGFFDKLARCDTYVIYDDAQYQHGGFHNRNRIRTPQGWEWLTVPIMHGHPQTIKDVKIADNQWKNRQIDKITLYYDRTPYFKEYFPIIKEAITQNHEFLLNLNMHLIKAIAKVLEIDVQMLRSSEFPYDGEEKTEKLVSMCKFLGADTYLCGSGGKTYVNEALFAEAKIKVQYHSYMHPIYQQRFEGFQSNMSIIDLLFNVGPAAKEILLKGGSLETTAQTEKLGLKQLTVDQAQSLAQAA
- a CDS encoding KH domain-containing protein gives rise to the protein MSGPDTFVRIPKERVGILIGPEGKTKQYIEEKLGVNLDIETEGSITITLTEKASDPSVLLRAKDVATAIGRGFTPETAFRLIRNEDDIFDMVDLRLIFGRSDSDIKRVKARIIGTEGKTRKLIEELSEADVVVYGHTVGIIGSFEQADTARNAVQMIVDGCQHHTVYKYLQRKRTELKKEKMELWKKPP
- a CDS encoding serine protein kinase RIO: MPNKVRERLDHLEKAVERRDKMLIHDRAKERATVEEVFDQTTRMVVFDFLNSGVLYEVNGAVSSGKEAKVYWATNKEGKDLAVKIYLTSSAEFKKGMYKYIEGDPRFKNVKRDTRSLMALWAQKEFRNLREASEAKVPVPKPIAVKSNVVVMEFIGEHGVSAPSLKEEWPENPQRVYKLLITYLKRLYQKAKIVHGDLSEYNIMMWKGKPLIFDLSQSVSIEHPMADFMLRRDLTNLNRFFSRLNVDIVPIEELHKLVVGK
- the eif1A gene encoding translation initiation factor eIF-1A produces the protein MGKKKVLSEGAISEMVYPGQGEVLGVVTKLLGFDRIMVKCQDGAERLCRIRGKMKRRVWIREGDIVIVSPWDFQTDTRGDVTWRYTHAQAETLRRKGLLTL
- a CDS encoding HD domain-containing protein, translated to MSFIFNIPYRDNLKLKQVMEKVKKDKKLQTYWKCSNVMAIERMGYTDHGPTHVKIVANIALRLLRILVEKKLITPSIVEDYKMNNDDAEVVVVLGSILHDLGMIVQRLNHEKYSATLALTVLDNLLSPTYNEEERVIITSEVLHAIVCHEEQPNNEPSNRILTKEAGIVGIADALDMEAGRARIPFNAGKIDIHAVSALSIEKVEVEVTEGTPKPITIKIKMSNSAGVFQIDELLKPRIVKSGLEKFFHVTAEITGEKETRIIEKFEI
- the sdhA gene encoding succinate dehydrogenase flavoprotein subunit translates to MIHQYDVVVIGGGIAGLYTALTAAQGNCRVAVVSKVHVMRSHSVAAQGGIAASLGNEEEDHWEWHFYDTVKGSDYLADQDAAEILAKEAPASIYALEHLGVPFSRNAEGKIEQRRFGGHTKNQGQAPIKRACYAADRTGRTIMDALFDRCQQKGIAFHNEVFIQHLLFSSNHCCGASGYDLAATNPQVFHAKAVVLATGGCGKIYKTTSNCFASTGDGFALALDALLPLEDLEFVQFHPTGIYGLGILISEAARAEGGVLRNGSGERFMERYAPTLKDLAPRDIVSRAILREIREGRGVEGKDYVHLDLRGIGKDRLNQKLPEITSFIQTYLGIDPAESLVPVAPTCHYMMGGIPTDVDGHVLSDNLGTAVSGLYAVGECACVSVHGANRLGCNSLIDLVVFGKRVGESILRETKSNDLPPLPQQAENIIADEISKLLENKGTERVAELRETMQLLMTQKVSVFREASTLKSALTQIRQLRKRSQNLCLNDKSRVFNYELQEAFELANMLQVAEAIIYCAIKRRESRGAHYRQDFPERNDAEWLKHTLVKASPQGLEVTYKPVNVTRLAPQKRSY